Proteins encoded within one genomic window of Thermoproteales archaeon:
- a CDS encoding RDD family protein: MSLGFQYTYASITDRFFAHVVDGLLLRFIQFGVGLVFGFFIAFVGLWSSIEPIVNIVGFGLDILTIIAYFTFFEGFFGQTIGKKLWGVRVIMEDGSKCSFGAALTRNIV, translated from the coding sequence ATGTCGCTAGGTTTTCAATACACCTATGCATCGATTACTGATAGATTTTTTGCGCATGTTGTTGATGGATTGTTGCTGAGATTCATCCAGTTCGGTGTCGGGCTTGTCTTTGGATTCTTTATAGCTTTTGTTGGGTTGTGGTCATCAATTGAGCCGATAGTAAATATTGTTGGCTTTGGTTTAGATATTTTAACGATTATAGCCTATTTTACATTTTTTGAGGGTTTCTTCGGTCAGACTATTGGCAAAAAACTGTGGGGAGTACGCGTTATTATGGAAGATGGTTCGAAGTGTAGTTTTGGCGCTGCTTTAACCAGGAATATAGTAC
- a CDS encoding TrmB family transcriptional regulator, with product MNFEPVELLFRRMGLGKVDAKVYITLLTSGPLTTPQLVDELGLHKPQVHTALKRLSSKGLVEVRKGKPAYYRAVSPAILEKIYRDEFDTILRECLKVLYNLQPREVVSKYGVWVFRSFKGLMIKFKETIKNAEIDLAVCGDPVFINYIKDDIEDARRRGVNIYIIVYEVPGLHIDEKKLPRISKIKKAVSGDLLVVADSKIAILAQRRFGPSVEPDYGLTIEEPVLVDYLLHDFFNRWLRSKVIRDKPLSLPTKYTIFRLALHEADRILKAGRKIYGVFQGRWVEKSEEGVVEGIILDSVIDLATGLSYFVIDADGRKIRIGGPDAIVEDFAASKVELKEVLNNG from the coding sequence ATGAACTTCGAACCTGTTGAGCTTCTATTTAGGAGAATGGGTTTAGGCAAGGTTGACGCAAAGGTTTACATTACACTTTTAACGAGCGGCCCCCTTACCACGCCACAGCTAGTCGACGAGCTTGGGTTACACAAGCCGCAGGTTCACACAGCCTTAAAAAGGTTGTCCTCAAAGGGCTTGGTTGAAGTAAGAAAGGGTAAGCCCGCTTATTATAGAGCCGTTTCCCCAGCTATTTTAGAGAAAATCTACAGAGATGAATTCGATACTATACTACGTGAATGCTTGAAGGTTCTATATAATCTTCAGCCTAGAGAAGTTGTTAGCAAGTATGGAGTATGGGTTTTTAGGAGCTTTAAAGGATTAATGATTAAATTTAAGGAAACTATTAAAAATGCTGAAATAGACCTTGCTGTTTGCGGCGATCCCGTGTTTATTAACTATATTAAGGATGACATCGAGGATGCTCGAAGGAGAGGAGTAAACATCTATATTATCGTTTACGAGGTTCCAGGCTTGCATATCGATGAGAAAAAGCTTCCTAGAATAAGTAAAATAAAGAAAGCTGTTTCAGGAGATCTCCTAGTTGTCGCGGATTCTAAGATAGCTATTTTGGCACAGAGAAGATTTGGTCCTAGCGTTGAACCCGACTATGGTTTAACCATAGAAGAACCTGTTTTAGTGGATTATCTCCTGCATGATTTCTTTAATAGATGGTTAAGGAGTAAAGTTATAAGAGATAAGCCTTTATCGTTGCCCACAAAATATACCATTTTCAGACTTGCTCTCCATGAAGCCGATCGAATCCTAAAGGCTGGGAGAAAAATTTATGGAGTATTTCAAGGTAGATGGGTTGAAAAAAGCGAGGAAGGAGTTGTTGAAGGAATAATATTGGATTCAGTCATAGACTTGGCAACAGGTCTTTCCTATTTTGTAATCGATGCTGATGGTAGGAAGATTCGAATAGGCGGTCCTGACGCCATCGTGGAAGATTTTGCAGCTTCGAAGGTTGAGCTAAAAGAGGTATTGAACAATGGCTAG
- a CDS encoding carbohydrate ABC transporter substrate-binding protein, producing MPISKKILVLALVIVILIVGVAAFFFLQQQAQPAKIVWASTQLNPPKERTFVEDPLLKDFKDETGIEVEFVPISYSDLATRLEAEIASGKVTISLVGELHGGLDLFASKGLLEDLTKYGTLSGRTFPPVLEQYSKVHGIKAYVPWMTATYVMVVNKKAFDYLPEGLTKEDVMSASDKWTYDALLAWAKNMYEQTGEKKLGFPVGPKGLWHRFLHGYLYPSFTGAQVKNFDSPEAVEMWEYLKELWEYVNPSSTTWDAMAEPLLKEEVLIAWDHTARIKDAITTKPDQFIVVPVPRGPKGRGFILVVAGLAIPKDAPNADAAWKLIDYLTTPEVQVKILENVGFFPSTNEAVGAVPSGPLKVMAEGVNKQVGASDAVLAMIPSLGPKGGDFTRIYRSAFERIVLNNEDIQTVISELGPQLMALFEEVGAPLPPPDS from the coding sequence ATGCCAATCTCGAAAAAAATTCTAGTTCTAGCGCTTGTCATAGTAATACTAATAGTCGGCGTTGCTGCGTTTTTCTTCCTACAGCAGCAAGCTCAACCAGCTAAGATAGTATGGGCTTCTACTCAGCTAAACCCGCCTAAGGAAAGAACATTCGTAGAAGATCCACTCCTGAAAGACTTTAAGGATGAAACTGGAATAGAGGTAGAATTTGTACCAATATCATATTCCGACTTGGCAACTAGACTAGAAGCAGAAATTGCATCAGGTAAGGTAACTATAAGCCTTGTAGGAGAATTACATGGTGGACTCGATTTATTTGCTTCAAAAGGCTTACTTGAAGATCTTACAAAGTATGGAACGCTAAGCGGTAGAACATTTCCACCAGTTTTAGAGCAGTATTCAAAGGTGCATGGAATTAAAGCTTACGTTCCATGGATGACCGCAACTTACGTAATGGTTGTAAACAAGAAAGCATTCGATTATCTTCCTGAAGGATTAACGAAAGAAGACGTTATGTCAGCCTCTGACAAATGGACTTATGACGCATTGCTAGCATGGGCAAAGAACATGTACGAACAGACTGGAGAAAAGAAGCTTGGATTCCCCGTAGGGCCTAAGGGATTATGGCATAGATTCCTCCATGGATACCTATACCCGTCTTTCACTGGTGCCCAGGTTAAAAACTTTGACAGTCCAGAAGCTGTAGAAATGTGGGAATACCTGAAAGAGCTATGGGAGTATGTAAACCCATCAAGCACCACATGGGATGCTATGGCTGAGCCGCTGCTAAAAGAAGAAGTTTTGATAGCATGGGATCACACCGCGAGAATTAAAGACGCTATAACAACTAAACCAGACCAGTTTATTGTAGTGCCGGTTCCAAGAGGGCCGAAAGGCAGAGGATTTATTCTAGTAGTCGCTGGATTAGCAATACCGAAAGACGCTCCCAATGCTGACGCAGCATGGAAGCTAATAGACTACTTAACAACGCCAGAAGTTCAAGTGAAAATCCTAGAAAACGTAGGCTTCTTCCCATCCACGAACGAAGCCGTAGGCGCAGTACCCTCAGGACCTCTCAAGGTAATGGCTGAAGGAGTAAACAAGCAGGTAGGTGCGAGCGACGCCGTATTAGCGATGATTCCAAGCTTAGGACCTAAAGGCGGAGACTTCACGAGAATATACAGGAGCGCGTTCGAGAGAATAGTGTTAAACAATGAGGATATTCAAACGGTAATAAGCGAGTTAGGTCCTCAGCTCATGGCATTATTCGAAGAAGTAGGAGCACCATTACCACCGCCCGACAGTTAA
- a CDS encoding sugar ABC transporter permease has translation MKNNKTFLFFSSKIIPYILLLPTILYLLIFIGYPLIQAVIMAFQDPKTGAFSLVNFNTLFEDFNFWQAIKYTFLLAAIIIPLQVLFALGVSLLLYTKFKGSNYVLYFFIIPLTISDVAASLIWYNILSGSGYLNKILITLGLIDKPIHFFGYAYRNMEIVAIVITEIWRATAIVFVVLFAGLQMIGKDYIEAAEVFGASTLQKVRHVILPMLKPSLQTALIIRTLFALQVFAVVWILAGRDIPVLAGEAYYWQVEIRNPNVAAAYALFIAFFSILLGYIYLKMFKTRYLEAGTG, from the coding sequence ATGAAAAATAATAAAACCTTTCTGTTTTTTTCTTCTAAAATTATTCCTTACATTCTCCTGCTTCCCACAATCCTATACCTTTTAATCTTTATAGGTTATCCTCTTATTCAAGCAGTTATAATGGCTTTTCAAGATCCTAAAACTGGAGCCTTTTCGCTCGTCAATTTCAATACCTTATTTGAAGACTTCAATTTTTGGCAAGCTATAAAATATACCTTCCTCTTAGCGGCTATAATAATACCACTACAGGTCTTGTTTGCTCTAGGAGTCTCCCTATTGCTATATACTAAGTTTAAAGGATCAAACTATGTCCTATACTTTTTCATTATACCGTTAACCATCAGTGACGTAGCAGCATCCCTAATATGGTATAACATATTATCGGGTAGCGGATACCTCAATAAAATCCTTATAACGCTCGGCTTAATAGACAAGCCAATACACTTCTTCGGATACGCTTACAGGAACATGGAAATAGTAGCAATAGTGATCACAGAAATTTGGAGGGCGACGGCTATAGTGTTCGTCGTGTTATTCGCTGGCCTACAAATGATAGGGAAGGACTACATTGAAGCAGCCGAAGTATTTGGGGCGTCGACGCTGCAAAAGGTTAGGCATGTCATACTGCCAATGCTCAAGCCAAGCCTCCAGACAGCGCTAATAATTAGAACTCTTTTCGCATTACAAGTCTTCGCCGTGGTATGGATTCTAGCTGGCAGAGATATTCCAGTGCTCGCTGGCGAAGCTTATTACTGGCAGGTAGAGATTAGAAACCCAAATGTAGCTGCTGCATACGCCCTATTTATTGCGTTCTTCTCCATACTATTAGGCTATATCTATCTTAAAATGTTTAAAACTAGATATTTAGAGGCTGGTACAGGATGA
- a CDS encoding carbohydrate ABC transporter permease, with the protein MSRVAPGEKTLILKKLVIYALAVIVSSWILVPLALIFISAFAVPEEYYDLTRIIPTSFTLENVNALLFVLKEWKATLNSIIVALLTIAISFALGLPAGYALARYIFPGKDMFKLLIISLRMFPFMIMAIPLTILYLNLGLSDTLLGVAIAHTSLALPFVVLITSSIFVSVPVEYEEAGMIFGLTRFETFFRITLPLILPGLAAAAIFTFVMSWNEVFVASVLTLVNRTLPADILVSVLAAPDPYKFAAGFIMVLPAMIFVFIARKYLVAMWGITLR; encoded by the coding sequence ATGAGCAGAGTAGCACCAGGAGAAAAAACGCTAATTTTGAAAAAATTGGTTATATATGCTCTAGCAGTTATCGTATCATCTTGGATACTCGTGCCGCTAGCGCTTATTTTCATATCGGCTTTTGCGGTTCCAGAAGAATACTATGATTTAACCAGGATAATACCCACGAGCTTCACCCTAGAAAACGTTAACGCTCTCCTCTTCGTGTTAAAAGAATGGAAAGCCACGCTCAACAGCATAATCGTCGCCTTGCTGACGATAGCTATCAGCTTCGCGCTTGGACTACCAGCTGGCTATGCTCTAGCAAGGTATATATTCCCGGGGAAAGACATGTTCAAACTTTTGATAATATCGTTGAGAATGTTCCCCTTCATGATAATGGCCATACCCCTAACCATACTATACCTAAACCTTGGATTATCAGATACCCTGCTGGGCGTAGCTATAGCGCATACCTCGCTAGCCCTACCGTTCGTCGTCTTGATAACTTCCAGCATATTCGTGAGCGTGCCAGTTGAATATGAAGAGGCTGGAATGATTTTTGGGCTTACGAGATTCGAAACGTTTTTTAGAATAACGCTGCCGCTGATTCTCCCTGGCCTGGCTGCGGCTGCAATATTCACTTTCGTAATGTCGTGGAACGAAGTGTTCGTAGCTTCGGTGCTTACACTGGTTAATAGGACACTGCCAGCCGATATTCTAGTATCTGTGCTAGCCGCCCCAGATCCCTACAAGTTCGCGGCTGGATTCATAATGGTTTTACCTGCGATGATTTTCGTTTTTATAGCGAGAAAATATCTAGTAGCTATGTGGGGTATAACCTTAAGGTGA
- a CDS encoding ABC transporter ATP-binding protein, with protein sequence MVEVKLVDLTKRFGKVVAVDHINLTIHDGEFLVFLGPSGCGKTTTLRCIAGLEIPEEGHVYFGEEDVTFLPPRERNISMVFQSYAVWPHMTVFDNIAFPLKIKKYPEKDIKKRIEWAANLLRISELLDRYPHQLSGGQRQRVAVARAIVVEPRVLLMDEPLSNLDALLRVLMRSELKKLQKRIKVTTIYVTHDQVEAMTMADRVAVMNEGRLMQVGTPEEIYNKPGNLFVAGFIGSPRMNFFEATFTGEALDAGDFKVNILPEYRAMLEKYEGKSLTVGIRPEHVYIPERSPTGVPQQELEGVVDFVEPLGSDTIIHVKIGNKLLLAKIPGTVKVDYGSRIKILVDLTQLHVFEKEATKAIF encoded by the coding sequence ATGGTGGAAGTTAAGCTTGTAGATCTCACGAAAAGATTTGGAAAAGTTGTAGCGGTAGACCACATTAACCTAACAATTCATGACGGCGAATTCCTGGTATTTCTCGGGCCGAGCGGATGTGGAAAAACCACAACACTAAGGTGCATTGCAGGGCTAGAGATCCCGGAGGAGGGGCATGTCTATTTTGGAGAAGAAGACGTGACTTTCCTTCCGCCTAGAGAAAGAAACATTTCAATGGTTTTCCAAAGCTACGCTGTATGGCCCCACATGACAGTTTTCGACAACATAGCTTTCCCCCTGAAAATAAAAAAGTATCCTGAAAAAGATATAAAGAAGCGCATAGAGTGGGCTGCCAACCTGCTGAGAATCAGCGAATTATTAGACAGGTATCCGCATCAGCTATCGGGCGGTCAAAGACAGAGAGTTGCCGTAGCAAGAGCTATAGTCGTCGAGCCTAGGGTTCTGCTTATGGACGAGCCCTTGAGCAACCTAGATGCCCTGCTTAGAGTTTTGATGAGAAGCGAATTGAAAAAACTGCAGAAGCGGATCAAGGTAACGACAATTTACGTTACTCACGACCAGGTTGAGGCAATGACGATGGCGGATAGAGTAGCTGTCATGAACGAGGGAAGGCTAATGCAGGTAGGCACGCCGGAGGAAATCTATAATAAACCTGGAAACTTGTTCGTCGCAGGCTTCATAGGAAGCCCGAGAATGAACTTTTTCGAAGCGACGTTCACGGGAGAAGCATTAGATGCTGGGGATTTCAAAGTAAATATTCTACCCGAGTATAGGGCGATGCTAGAAAAATATGAGGGTAAGTCTTTAACGGTCGGCATTAGGCCGGAGCACGTGTATATACCTGAGAGATCGCCTACGGGCGTGCCGCAGCAAGAGCTTGAAGGAGTTGTAGACTTCGTCGAGCCCCTAGGAAGTGATACGATAATACACGTTAAAATAGGCAATAAATTGCTCTTGGCGAAAATCCCGGGTACCGTAAAAGTAGATTATGGGTCTAGAATCAAGATACTCGTGGATTTAACTCAGCTGCACGTTTTTGAAAAAGAAGCGACAAAAGCTATATTCTAG